Within the Candidatus Methanomethylophilaceae archaeon genome, the region CCCAGTCGGATACCCTCTTCTTCGAAGACTGCGCTTGACTGCCGGATACGGCCAGGGAATCGACGAGCTCCGCCCCTTTGCATGCCTTCTCGATGTCCCTCTCGGAGGAGCCCATGCCGCTTCCCTCATGGGTCATTACCGCAAAGATTCTCTTCCCGTTCCAATCCAGCCTGTCGGTGAAAGAGAACACGGCCATGGGAAAGGTCCCCCACCAGCAGGGTCCGCAGATGAATATGTTGTCGTAATCCTCTACGGAATCCAGGTATCTCTTCAGTTTCGGCCTGGCCTTTTCCCTGAGCTCCATCTTGGCGACCTCGGTGCAGGCCATGTAGTCCTTGGGGTATGCTTCGACGGTGTCGATTTCGAAGAGATCCCCGCCGACAGCCTCGGCGATGTATTCAGCGACATGCTCGGTGTTCCCTTTCGGAACCGAGCGGATGCTTCCGCCGAAGTAGTTCTCGCCCTTGCGCGAGTAATATGCTATCAGATTCTTTGCCATTGTATCGCCTGAATACGGATTCTCCGACAATTAATTAAAGATATTTATATAAAATATCTATATTCAATAGAAAGAATAAATCAATTATTTCAAGTGATGTTATGAATTTCAAACAAATCGATTATCTTCTGGAGATTCGCAGGACCATGAGTCTCAATCGGGC harbors:
- a CDS encoding NAD(P)H-dependent oxidoreductase; translated protein: MAKNLIAYYSRKGENYFGGSIRSVPKGNTEHVAEYIAEAVGGDLFEIDTVEAYPKDYMACTEVAKMELREKARPKLKRYLDSVEDYDNIFICGPCWWGTFPMAVFSFTDRLDWNGKRIFAVMTHEGSGMGSSERDIEKACKGAELVDSLAVSGSQAQSSKKRVSDW